From a single Agrobacterium tumefaciens genomic region:
- the folE gene encoding GTP cyclohydrolase I FolE, whose protein sequence is MDAIVKNFPGAGTKPDVAEARPSQAEAEEAVRVLLRWAGENPAREGLLDTPKRVAKAYRELFAGYELNVQDVLGTTFEEVGGYDDVVLVRDIPFFSHCEHHMVPIVGKAHVAYLPAGRVLGLSKIARVVEIFGRRLQTQENMTAQIARSIEETLKPRGVAVMIDAEHMCMSMRGVNKQGSTTLTTSFTGTFKNDPAEQVRFMTMVRNR, encoded by the coding sequence ATGGATGCGATCGTGAAGAATTTCCCCGGCGCTGGCACAAAACCCGACGTGGCCGAGGCTCGCCCAAGCCAGGCGGAAGCTGAAGAAGCAGTACGCGTTCTTCTGCGCTGGGCGGGAGAAAATCCTGCCCGTGAAGGACTTCTGGATACGCCGAAGCGCGTCGCCAAGGCCTATCGCGAACTCTTCGCCGGTTATGAGCTGAACGTTCAGGACGTGCTCGGCACGACCTTCGAGGAAGTCGGCGGTTATGACGATGTGGTGCTGGTGCGCGACATCCCGTTCTTCTCCCATTGCGAACACCATATGGTGCCGATCGTCGGCAAGGCGCATGTCGCCTATCTTCCCGCTGGCCGCGTGCTTGGCCTGTCGAAGATTGCCCGCGTTGTCGAAATCTTCGGCCGCCGCCTGCAGACGCAGGAAAACATGACCGCGCAGATCGCCAGATCCATCGAGGAAACGCTGAAGCCGCGCGGCGTGGCCGTCATGATCGACGCCGAACATATGTGCATGTCCATGCGCGGCGTTAACAAGCAGGGGTCGACAACGCTGACCACCAGCTTCACGGGTACGTTCAAGAACGACCCGGCCGAGCAGGTCCGCTTCATGACCATGGTGCGGAACCGCTAA
- a CDS encoding PilZ domain-containing protein — MFSSRSVNTAQILRPVEEVSLDAAVVVSFSGRLMLPDHEEYDCTATEMTAERAQFTCSGMARNGDRVIAYLQHIGRIEGSVTSLTASGFVITINAPERKREKLAAQLAWIAKRQLLGLPEDRRHDRLTPRNAKAHLVLEDGVLVSCRLIDLSLSGAAIEVENRPPLGSRVQLGKNMSGKIVRHFMEGVAVEFDRVQSPDALIEFL; from the coding sequence ATGTTTTCATCTCGTTCGGTCAACACTGCCCAAATCCTGCGTCCGGTTGAAGAGGTCTCCCTCGACGCCGCCGTCGTCGTGTCCTTTTCCGGCCGCCTCATGTTGCCCGACCACGAAGAATATGATTGCACCGCAACCGAGATGACCGCCGAAAGAGCGCAGTTCACCTGCTCCGGCATGGCTCGCAATGGTGACCGCGTCATCGCTTATCTCCAGCATATCGGCCGGATCGAAGGCTCGGTGACGTCGCTTACCGCCTCCGGCTTCGTCATCACCATCAATGCACCGGAGCGCAAGCGGGAGAAGCTCGCCGCGCAGCTGGCATGGATCGCCAAACGCCAATTGCTCGGCCTGCCGGAAGACCGCCGCCACGACCGATTGACGCCGCGCAATGCCAAGGCGCATCTGGTTCTGGAAGATGGCGTACTCGTCTCCTGCCGGCTGATCGACCTTTCCCTGTCCGGCGCGGCCATCGAAGTCGAAAACCGTCCGCCGCTCGGCAGCCGGGTCCAGCTCGGCAAGAACATGAGCGGCAAGATCGTGCGCCACTTCATGGAAGGCGTCGCGGTCGAATTCGACCGCGTCCAGTCACCGGACGCGCTGATCGAATTTCTCTAA
- a CDS encoding PAS domain-containing protein, which yields MKSMAGLDIYNYWDELRGNRPAPRREDIDPARLKHHLGDLFILTEKGEEAPFFRLAGTRICDLFGRELRDRPFSELWPAAKAVFPCRVARGILQHQLPVVFDVEAEDDFGAAPLTFEMLLLPLRTDEGAAPRLLGALLPAHPRHEFATSIHCLWMKSSRLLQMDIAQTQYSANAHAAVTPFAGSC from the coding sequence ATGAAAAGCATGGCCGGACTGGACATATATAACTATTGGGACGAGCTGCGCGGCAACAGGCCCGCCCCCCGTCGCGAAGACATCGATCCCGCAAGGTTGAAACATCATCTCGGTGATCTCTTCATCCTGACGGAAAAGGGAGAGGAAGCGCCCTTCTTCCGTCTCGCCGGCACGCGCATCTGCGACCTGTTTGGCCGGGAATTGCGCGACCGCCCGTTTTCGGAACTGTGGCCGGCGGCAAAAGCCGTTTTCCCCTGCCGCGTCGCGCGCGGTATCCTGCAACATCAATTGCCCGTCGTCTTCGATGTCGAGGCGGAGGATGACTTCGGCGCAGCACCGCTGACATTCGAGATGCTGTTGCTGCCGCTGCGCACGGACGAAGGCGCCGCCCCGCGGCTGCTCGGGGCCTTGCTTCCGGCACATCCACGTCATGAATTCGCAACCTCCATCCATTGCCTTTGGATGAAGAGCAGCCGCCTGCTGCAAATGGATATCGCGCAGACGCAATATTCGGCAAACGCACATGCTGCTGTCACACCGTTCGCAGGCAGCTGTTGA
- a CDS encoding CBS domain-containing protein: MATFVKDLLDRKGRDVVTVGPEVSIGEAAATLHTHKIGSVVVTDADGVVLGIFTERDLVKAVAGQGAASLLQSVSVAMTKNVIRCHGNSTTDQLMEIMTGGRFRHVPVEENGRLAGIISIGDVVKARIGEIEAEAEHIKAYIAG; the protein is encoded by the coding sequence ATGGCAACATTCGTAAAGGATCTTCTCGACCGCAAGGGCCGGGACGTCGTGACTGTGGGTCCAGAGGTCAGCATCGGCGAAGCAGCGGCAACGCTGCATACGCACAAGATCGGTTCGGTCGTCGTGACGGATGCCGACGGTGTGGTTCTCGGCATTTTCACGGAACGCGATCTGGTGAAAGCCGTGGCGGGCCAGGGCGCCGCTTCCCTGCTGCAATCCGTTTCGGTGGCCATGACCAAAAACGTCATCCGCTGTCATGGTAATTCCACCACCGACCAACTGATGGAAATCATGACCGGCGGGCGGTTCCGCCACGTTCCGGTGGAAGAGAACGGGCGTCTCGCCGGTATCATTTCCATCGGTGACGTGGTGAAGGCGCGGATCGGCGAGATCGAGGCCGAGGCGGAGCATATCAAGGCCTATATTGCAGGATGA
- the yidD gene encoding membrane protein insertion efficiency factor YidD, with protein MCGEPGCRHQQTAAKAGRSRNWTGSFAKTPGRLLGVGLIRFYQLTFSGFIGNSCRHIPTCSEYGYEAIARHGLWAGGWMTLFRVARCGPGGTSGLDPVPETLGEKRRWWAPWRYWSLRK; from the coding sequence ATGTGCGGCGAACCGGGCTGCCGGCACCAGCAGACGGCGGCGAAAGCGGGCCGATCCCGCAACTGGACAGGCAGCTTTGCCAAAACGCCGGGACGGCTTTTAGGCGTCGGTCTCATCAGGTTTTATCAGCTCACATTCTCCGGTTTCATCGGCAATTCCTGCCGCCATATCCCCACCTGTTCCGAATACGGCTATGAAGCCATCGCCCGCCACGGGCTTTGGGCAGGCGGGTGGATGACGCTGTTTCGCGTTGCGCGCTGCGGTCCGGGCGGCACCAGCGGGCTGGACCCGGTGCCGGAAACTCTCGGTGAAAAGCGACGCTGGTGGGCACCCTGGCGTTACTGGAGCCTGCGCAAATGA
- the hisI gene encoding phosphoribosyl-AMP cyclohydrolase: MSIPFPSASADKEVLENAGLFSPRFDAHGLVTAVVTDARDGELLMVAHMNAEALSLTLETGIAHYYSRSRNKIWKKGETSGNLQTVKEFRTDCDQDAVWLKVSVAGHDATCHTGRRSCFYRTVEMSDGNAVTKITDDTRHFDPATTYSGT; encoded by the coding sequence ATGTCCATTCCCTTTCCATCCGCGTCTGCGGATAAGGAAGTGCTCGAAAACGCAGGCCTTTTTTCGCCGAGATTCGATGCCCACGGCCTCGTCACCGCCGTGGTCACCGACGCTCGCGATGGTGAATTGCTGATGGTCGCCCATATGAATGCCGAGGCCCTGTCGTTGACGCTGGAAACGGGCATCGCCCACTATTACAGCCGCTCACGCAACAAGATCTGGAAGAAGGGCGAAACATCAGGCAACCTGCAGACGGTGAAGGAATTCCGCACCGATTGCGATCAGGATGCGGTGTGGCTGAAAGTCTCCGTCGCTGGCCACGATGCGACCTGCCATACTGGCCGCCGCTCCTGTTTTTATCGCACCGTGGAAATGTCTGATGGCAACGCCGTGACCAAAATCACCGACGATACCCGCCATTTCGATCCGGCAACCACCTATTCCGGCACATAA
- a CDS encoding DUF1697 domain-containing protein, with product MSEYVALLHSIVLGAGKRLVMADLRAMAEELGFQDCRTLVATGNLVFRGGAVAACEIEGRLERAFEARFGKHVDILVRAGGDWLRLASNNPFPHGNSPDVCIRVMREPLGEDVLGLLEKYRQQEKIAVVGGDLWIDFQGKPSESRLLSVLTTKRLGIGTTRNANTVNGLAKMLG from the coding sequence ATGAGCGAGTATGTGGCGCTGCTGCACAGCATCGTTCTTGGCGCCGGCAAGCGGCTTGTGATGGCCGATCTGCGGGCGATGGCCGAGGAATTGGGATTTCAGGACTGCAGAACGCTGGTGGCAACAGGAAATCTGGTCTTTCGTGGCGGGGCAGTTGCCGCTTGCGAGATCGAAGGCAGGCTTGAGCGCGCTTTTGAGGCGCGGTTCGGCAAACATGTCGATATACTCGTTCGGGCGGGCGGCGACTGGCTGCGACTGGCGTCGAACAATCCGTTTCCGCATGGCAATTCTCCTGACGTCTGCATTCGGGTGATGCGGGAGCCGCTTGGTGAGGACGTTCTTGGATTACTGGAGAAATATCGCCAGCAGGAAAAGATTGCCGTCGTCGGCGGCGATCTTTGGATCGACTTTCAAGGCAAGCCAAGCGAGAGCCGGTTGCTGTCAGTCCTGACCACGAAGAGGCTCGGCATAGGCACGACCCGCAATGCCAATACCGTCAACGGGCTGGCGAAAATGCTCGGCTGA
- a CDS encoding patatin-like phospholipase family protein: MLGWGNRRNQLAAGNPEDMEPPIVTERVDTRRIALALGGGAARGWAHIGVLRALDEAGVKIGMIAGTSIGALVGGCYLAGKLDELEEFARSLTMRRIAGLLDLTIGGGGLFGGMRLTKRMQEHLEGLRVENLDHPFIAVATELRTGHEVWIHQGDLVTALRSSYALPGIFEPVQCNGRTLIDGALVNPVPVSVCRAYEQALVVAVNLNYDLFGRSAVVKHAASPHAGSAPPMESAPRPGLPGVMVQAFNIIQDRISRSRLAGDPPDLMLHPRINDIGLSEFHRASEAIDRGYQETRARIPELERMQQAFRR, from the coding sequence ATGTTGGGATGGGGAAATCGTCGCAATCAGCTCGCGGCTGGAAACCCCGAAGACATGGAGCCGCCCATCGTCACCGAGCGCGTCGATACGCGCCGCATCGCTCTGGCGCTTGGCGGCGGCGCCGCGCGCGGCTGGGCCCATATCGGCGTCCTGCGGGCGCTGGACGAGGCAGGCGTGAAGATCGGCATGATTGCCGGCACCTCGATCGGCGCTCTTGTGGGCGGTTGTTATCTCGCCGGCAAGCTCGACGAGCTGGAAGAATTTGCCCGTTCTCTGACGATGCGCCGCATTGCGGGCCTGCTCGATCTGACGATCGGCGGCGGCGGCCTGTTTGGCGGCATGCGGCTGACCAAGCGTATGCAGGAGCATCTGGAAGGCCTGCGCGTCGAAAACCTGGACCATCCCTTCATCGCCGTCGCCACCGAACTGCGCACCGGCCATGAGGTCTGGATCCATCAGGGTGACCTTGTCACGGCGCTTCGCTCGTCTTATGCGCTGCCGGGAATTTTCGAACCGGTACAATGCAACGGCCGCACTTTGATCGACGGCGCGCTGGTCAACCCCGTGCCGGTTTCGGTTTGCCGGGCCTATGAGCAGGCGCTGGTGGTTGCCGTCAATCTCAATTACGATCTCTTTGGCCGTTCCGCCGTGGTCAAGCATGCAGCCTCGCCACATGCAGGTTCCGCTCCGCCCATGGAGAGCGCGCCGCGTCCCGGCCTGCCAGGCGTCATGGTGCAGGCGTTCAACATCATTCAGGACCGGATTTCACGCTCGCGCCTCGCCGGCGATCCGCCCGACCTCATGCTGCATCCGCGCATCAACGATATCGGCCTGTCGGAATTCCATCGCGCCAGCGAAGCCATCGACAGGGGATACCAGGAAACACGTGCCCGTATTCCCGAGCTGGAGCGCATGCAGCAGGCGTTCCGGCGTTAG
- a CDS encoding transglutaminase-like cysteine peptidase, whose product MNNNRIVFVLIAFIVSAFAQQASASPAAVMRVIGKANPPIGHYEFCQTYQSECQATSVDTGPMKLTEERWKAMLDVNYTANTTITPMTDMEIYGVEERWAYPTTVGDCEDFVLLKRKMLMNKGFSASNLLITVVLQPNGEGHAVLTVRTDRGDFVLDNMRNKVMNWSETEYTYLKRQDTANPGRWVKIQDGRATNAVGGIR is encoded by the coding sequence ATGAACAACAACCGTATCGTTTTCGTCCTGATCGCATTCATCGTCAGCGCCTTCGCCCAGCAGGCCAGTGCTTCGCCGGCTGCCGTCATGCGCGTCATCGGCAAGGCCAACCCGCCGATCGGCCATTATGAGTTCTGCCAGACCTATCAGAGCGAATGCCAGGCGACCTCGGTGGACACCGGCCCGATGAAGCTGACCGAAGAGCGCTGGAAGGCGATGCTCGACGTCAACTACACCGCCAACACCACGATCACACCGATGACCGACATGGAAATCTACGGTGTTGAAGAGCGCTGGGCCTACCCCACCACGGTTGGTGATTGCGAAGACTTCGTGCTTCTGAAGCGCAAGATGCTGATGAACAAGGGCTTCTCCGCTTCCAACCTGCTTATCACCGTCGTTCTGCAGCCGAATGGTGAAGGCCATGCCGTTCTGACCGTTCGTACCGATCGCGGCGATTTCGTACTCGACAACATGCGCAACAAGGTCATGAACTGGTCGGAAACCGAATATACCTACCTGAAGCGCCAGGACACCGCCAACCCCGGTCGCTGGGTGAAAATTCAGGATGGCCGCGCCACCAATGCGGTTGGCGGCATCCGGTAA
- a CDS encoding iron-sulfur cluster assembly scaffold protein produces MDDIYNNRILDFAGNIPLIGVLEDADASAEKHSRLCGSKLKVYLKVKDGVVTGFSHEVRACALGQASASIMAHHVIGASSGEIRQAREDMLAMLKQGGEGPTGRFEDMRVLSPVRDFKARHASTMLTFEAVVDALDQIEGRPVLNAAG; encoded by the coding sequence ATGGATGACATCTATAATAACCGCATTCTGGACTTTGCCGGGAATATTCCGCTGATCGGTGTTCTTGAGGATGCCGATGCCAGCGCCGAAAAACACTCGCGGCTATGCGGTTCGAAACTCAAGGTCTATCTGAAGGTAAAAGACGGTGTCGTGACCGGATTTTCGCATGAGGTTCGTGCCTGTGCGCTCGGTCAGGCGTCGGCCTCCATCATGGCCCATCATGTCATCGGCGCTTCCAGCGGTGAAATCCGCCAGGCGCGGGAAGATATGCTGGCCATGCTGAAACAGGGCGGCGAGGGGCCCACGGGCCGCTTTGAGGATATGCGGGTGCTTTCCCCCGTCCGGGACTTCAAGGCACGTCACGCCTCCACCATGCTGACTTTCGAAGCGGTGGTCGATGCGCTTGACCAGATCGAAGGCCGGCCGGTCCTGAATGCTGCGGGTTAG
- a CDS encoding entericidin A/B family lipoprotein, which yields MITRILSTVFVALLTVVTLSSCGNTIRGMGRDTANAVDATQDAGRNVDRAARR from the coding sequence ATGATTACACGCATTCTTTCGACCGTTTTCGTGGCCTTGTTGACCGTCGTGACGCTCAGCTCTTGCGGCAACACCATCCGTGGCATGGGCCGGGATACGGCGAATGCCGTTGATGCAACGCAGGACGCCGGCCGCAATGTGGACCGCGCTGCCCGCCGCTAA
- a CDS encoding L-serine ammonia-lyase has protein sequence MFLSVFDVFKIGIGPSSSHTMGPMTAANRFLALILSDEWPRPAGASVSRLKVSLHGSLAFTGIGHGTGRAVILGLTGERPDLVDPDAMDAIIETVEKAGTVTPPGHPTYEFRAAEDLVFDKKNPLPGHANGMTFSAFDNQGRLLIKRIYYSVGGGFVVTDTELEAIKQRGKTIDNGPRVPYPFASAKEMLDMATRSGRTIAQMKRANEETVVSRDELNDRLDQIWEAMDGCIERGLKVDGIMPGGLKVRRRARSIYEKLNAEWRSNRFNPVMANDWLSVYAMAVNEENAAGGRVVTAPTNGAAGVVPATVRYFRHFHEDATVDDVRDFLLTAAAIGGIIKHNASISGAEVGCQGEVGSAAAMAAAGLAAVMGGSPEQIENAAEIALEHHLGMTCDPIAGLVQVPCIERNALGAVKAVTAASLALKGDGQHFVPLDACIETMRQTGNDMSDKYKETSTGGLAVNVVEC, from the coding sequence ATGTTTCTTTCGGTCTTTGACGTCTTCAAGATCGGTATCGGTCCCTCAAGTTCCCATACGATGGGTCCGATGACGGCGGCCAATCGCTTTCTGGCGCTGATCCTCAGCGATGAGTGGCCGCGCCCTGCCGGTGCCAGCGTTTCGCGGCTGAAGGTCAGCCTGCACGGCTCACTCGCCTTTACCGGCATTGGCCATGGCACCGGGCGTGCCGTCATTCTCGGTTTGACCGGCGAGCGGCCGGACCTTGTTGATCCCGACGCCATGGATGCGATCATCGAGACGGTGGAAAAGGCCGGAACGGTAACGCCGCCCGGACATCCGACCTACGAATTCCGGGCAGCCGAGGATCTGGTGTTCGACAAGAAGAACCCGCTGCCTGGCCATGCCAATGGCATGACCTTCTCCGCCTTCGACAATCAGGGCAGGCTGCTGATCAAGCGCATCTATTATTCGGTCGGCGGCGGTTTCGTCGTAACCGATACGGAACTGGAAGCGATCAAGCAGCGCGGCAAAACCATCGATAATGGTCCGCGTGTGCCCTATCCCTTCGCCTCGGCAAAGGAAATGCTTGATATGGCAACCCGTTCCGGCCGTACCATCGCCCAGATGAAACGGGCGAATGAGGAGACGGTGGTTTCCCGCGACGAGTTGAACGACCGGCTTGACCAGATATGGGAAGCGATGGACGGCTGTATCGAGCGCGGGCTGAAAGTCGACGGCATCATGCCGGGCGGCCTGAAGGTGCGCCGTCGTGCCCGTTCCATTTACGAAAAGCTGAATGCGGAATGGCGCAGCAACCGGTTCAATCCTGTCATGGCGAATGACTGGCTGAGCGTTTACGCCATGGCCGTGAACGAAGAAAATGCCGCCGGTGGCCGGGTGGTCACCGCGCCGACCAATGGTGCGGCGGGCGTCGTTCCGGCCACTGTCCGATATTTCCGGCACTTCCATGAGGATGCAACGGTTGACGACGTGCGTGACTTCCTGCTGACGGCGGCGGCGATTGGCGGCATCATCAAGCACAATGCCTCGATTTCCGGCGCGGAAGTGGGCTGTCAGGGCGAAGTCGGGTCGGCGGCGGCCATGGCGGCAGCGGGTCTTGCGGCCGTCATGGGCGGATCGCCCGAACAAATCGAAAATGCCGCTGAAATCGCGCTCGAACATCATCTCGGCATGACCTGTGACCCGATTGCCGGGCTGGTGCAGGTGCCCTGTATCGAGCGTAATGCGCTGGGCGCCGTGAAAGCGGTGACGGCGGCGTCGCTTGCGCTGAAGGGTGACGGCCAGCATTTCGTGCCGCTTGATGCCTGCATCGAAACCATGCGCCAGACCGGCAACGACATGAGCGATAAATACAAGGAAACCTCCACCGGCGGCCTTGCCGTCAACGTTGTGGAGTGCTGA
- a CDS encoding rhomboid family intramembrane serine protease, translating to MSYGDGEQPPVSETPEPKDDTNNPVFNLPPLLVGILAALLVAYVVPAYLLSEDGSNWFIFTFGFIPLRYAVPFSQQGLEWLWTPVSYSFLHGGIEHILFNGLWLMAFGAPVLRRIGTLRFVLLWCISAAVSAFGHAALNWGDVTVLIGASGVVSALMGAACRFVFPARGGYNASFGHLMPRQGILEALSNRTVLIFTLMWLFGNVLIAVGIPLFGDVGGEIAWDAHVFGFLLGFLFFGLFDRPLR from the coding sequence ATGTCCTACGGGGACGGCGAACAGCCGCCGGTTTCGGAAACGCCGGAGCCGAAAGACGACACGAACAATCCCGTCTTCAACCTGCCGCCGCTTCTCGTTGGCATATTGGCGGCGCTCCTGGTTGCCTATGTGGTTCCTGCCTATCTGCTGTCGGAGGATGGCAGCAACTGGTTCATCTTCACCTTTGGCTTCATTCCACTGCGGTATGCCGTGCCTTTCTCCCAGCAGGGTCTGGAATGGCTCTGGACGCCGGTAAGTTATTCTTTCCTGCATGGCGGCATCGAACATATTCTGTTTAACGGATTGTGGCTGATGGCCTTTGGTGCACCGGTTCTGCGCCGGATCGGAACATTGCGCTTCGTGCTGTTATGGTGCATTTCCGCCGCCGTTTCGGCCTTCGGCCATGCGGCGTTGAACTGGGGCGATGTCACGGTGCTGATCGGCGCGTCCGGCGTCGTCTCGGCACTGATGGGAGCAGCCTGCCGTTTTGTTTTTCCCGCCCGTGGTGGCTACAACGCCTCTTTCGGCCATCTGATGCCGCGGCAGGGTATTCTGGAGGCGCTTTCCAACCGCACCGTGCTGATCTTCACGCTGATGTGGCTGTTCGGCAATGTGCTTATCGCGGTCGGGATACCATTGTTCGGCGATGTCGGTGGTGAAATCGCCTGGGACGCGCATGTTTTCGGGTTCCTGCTGGGCTTCCTGTTCTTCGGCCTGTTTGATCGCCCACTGCGCTAA
- a CDS encoding phosphodiester glycosidase family protein, whose amino-acid sequence MNGSMKRLAKLLLPLLLPFSAQAGGQVDFCKSMDHAGGRYTVCSFDPAKNTIRIYDRDHVSGQGYRSFADLSSALWRQHMFSIFAMNGGMYHSDYSPVGLFVENGVERSSISTRGGWGNFHLLPNGVFYLKGTTATVLETEAYLAADPKPDFATQSGPMLVIDGKLHPRFLPDSDSLKRRNGVGVSRDGMVHFAISENTVRFYDFATLFRDVLDAPNALYLDGTISSVDIPAMKRRDMLFPMGPIIAVVDRVPD is encoded by the coding sequence ATGAACGGATCGATGAAAAGACTGGCGAAGCTGCTGTTACCATTGTTGTTGCCGTTTTCGGCGCAGGCCGGCGGGCAGGTGGATTTTTGCAAAAGCATGGACCATGCGGGCGGTCGCTACACCGTGTGCAGCTTCGATCCGGCAAAGAATACCATCCGGATCTATGATCGCGATCACGTCTCCGGGCAGGGGTATCGCTCCTTCGCCGACCTGTCCTCCGCGCTCTGGCGGCAGCATATGTTCAGCATCTTCGCCATGAATGGCGGCATGTATCATTCCGACTATTCGCCGGTTGGCCTGTTTGTCGAAAATGGCGTGGAACGTTCGTCGATCAGCACCCGGGGTGGCTGGGGCAATTTTCACCTTCTGCCCAATGGCGTGTTTTATCTGAAAGGCACGACGGCCACCGTGCTGGAGACCGAGGCCTATCTGGCGGCAGACCCAAAGCCGGATTTCGCCACCCAGTCGGGGCCGATGCTGGTTATCGACGGAAAGCTGCATCCGCGATTTTTGCCCGACAGCGACAGCCTGAAGCGACGCAACGGCGTCGGCGTCTCCCGCGATGGCATGGTGCATTTCGCCATTTCGGAAAATACCGTGCGCTTCTACGATTTTGCCACGCTGTTTCGGGATGTGCTCGATGCGCCCAACGCGCTTTATCTCGACGGCACCATATCCAGTGTCGATATTCCCGCAATGAAGCGGCGCGACATGCTGTTTCCCATGGGGCCGATCATCGCCGTTGTTGACCGGGTGCCGGATTAG
- a CDS encoding formyl transferase, producing MTEINNRLLVMTAGGVNPNIMINALAAHFPDIHVFVEQPESKSVILRRRARRLGWIAAAGQMATMVASRLGKRFTVRRSHEIIAEHGLSAELGHTVPITQFASLNDEECHKAANQLKPAAIFTISCRLLKPATLQALQCPIINFHAGINPAYRGQMGGYWALVEKDRGNFGATVHLVDKGVDTGATLYEKRLKPSPSDTIATYPLLLTAASVDIAVNAVEDALSGSLAPQPPSPGKSVLRFPPTIWTWLWNGLTKRIW from the coding sequence ATGACTGAGATCAACAATCGGCTTCTGGTGATGACGGCAGGCGGCGTGAACCCCAATATCATGATCAATGCGCTTGCCGCCCATTTTCCGGATATTCACGTCTTTGTCGAACAACCGGAAAGCAAATCCGTCATTCTCAGGCGGCGGGCGCGTCGGCTGGGCTGGATTGCCGCCGCCGGCCAGATGGCGACGATGGTCGCCTCTCGCCTCGGCAAACGTTTCACGGTTCGAAGAAGCCATGAGATCATCGCCGAGCATGGCCTTTCCGCCGAACTGGGCCATACCGTTCCCATCACGCAATTTGCCTCGCTGAACGACGAGGAATGCCACAAGGCCGCCAATCAGTTGAAGCCGGCGGCAATCTTCACCATTTCCTGCCGCCTTCTCAAGCCCGCGACGCTGCAGGCCCTGCAATGCCCGATTATCAATTTCCACGCCGGCATCAATCCTGCCTATCGCGGCCAGATGGGCGGGTATTGGGCGCTGGTGGAAAAGGACCGTGGCAATTTCGGTGCAACCGTACATCTGGTTGACAAGGGCGTGGATACCGGCGCCACGCTTTACGAAAAACGGCTGAAACCCTCACCTTCAGACACGATTGCCACCTACCCGCTGCTTCTCACCGCCGCCTCGGTGGATATTGCCGTCAACGCCGTCGAAGATGCATTATCCGGCAGCCTCGCACCACAGCCGCCCTCACCCGGAAAATCGGTATTGCGCTTTCCACCGACGATCTGGACCTGGCTATGGAACGGCCTGACGAAACGGATCTGGTGA
- a CDS encoding DUF1489 family protein, with protein sequence MPLHLIKLCVGADSLQDLRDWVAQRSLTAMAAGLEPHSVHTTRMIPKRAEELLGGGSLYWVIKGQVQARQKLLDLRSFKGEDGITRCDLILGPEVIETSPAPKRPFQGWRYLKDEEAPRDLGGGGFGGEDMPFDLRRELAELGLL encoded by the coding sequence ATGCCTTTACATCTCATCAAACTTTGCGTTGGCGCGGATTCACTCCAGGATTTGAGAGACTGGGTCGCGCAGCGCTCGCTGACCGCAATGGCCGCAGGCCTGGAACCGCACAGTGTGCATACCACCCGCATGATCCCGAAAAGGGCCGAGGAATTGCTGGGTGGCGGCTCGCTCTACTGGGTCATCAAGGGGCAGGTGCAGGCGCGGCAGAAGCTTCTTGATCTCCGTTCCTTCAAGGGGGAAGACGGGATTACCCGCTGCGATCTCATTCTCGGCCCCGAAGTGATTGAGACCTCACCTGCGCCGAAGCGGCCGTTTCAGGGCTGGCGTTACCTCAAGGACGAGGAGGCGCCACGCGATCTCGGCGGCGGTGGTTTCGGCGGTGAGGACATGCCATTCGACCTGAGGCGCGAACTTGCCGAGCTTGGCCTGCTCTGA